GTTTTATCCATAAATAGATTGTCACTTGATGACACTGTATATCAGTATTGGAAAATACATTGCATTAGAACTGAATCTAAGAGCAATTTAGTAGATCGACCTCcagttattttgataatcgattaactGTTAAAGTCATCTAAGCAAAAGTGCCCAAACCTCACTGGTTCCGACTTCTCAATTGTATATATTTGATGTTCctctatgatagtaaattgaatgtatttgggttttggactgttttgaAGACGTCCCCTTGGACACTGGGAAACTGGaatggccatttttcactatttctgacaatttatagtctaaatgtttaatttatcaATCAAGAGAATAAACAGCAGATTAACTGATGCCAAAAATAACAGTTACATGTGCTCTTGCATTACACACACTTTAACATACTAGAGTATTTTATCCTTATCGCCCACTCCTAGAAGAGACATGTCAGATGGGTGGTGGGGTACCAGTTAGACGTATGTCACTCGTCTTGTGCGAAGTTGAGCCTGTGCTAATTTGAAAATGGCATACAATATCTCCTCATGACTTCAAGAAGAATAGAAACTGGATATTTAATTGGACAATTACCGGAGAAATGATTGGTTTATCTTACCATTTTCTGTGGGCCAATCATGTATgatatttagttttaatttaaggCAATACTTCATTGTATTAGTGCGATGGTGTAATTTTGACTTAAAGCAGTAATTCAGTAGTAGAGTAATTCTTTTGGACTATTTTTCACTTAAAGCATTATTTTACATTGGTGGAAGTGCAATATTGTTTACTATTTCACTAAGGAGTTTTCACTTGATCTAAATGATATCAGAGGTCCATTTTGCCTGCATGCTTTGATGTGAGCTTGTGAACAATCAATCTCCAACATTAGTGCGCTGCGGATTCACAGCTCCTACCATTAATCATGGCTTTTCTCTGACTCTGTACTAAAATTTCAAATTAGACCAACTTTTGTATCCTCAGAATTCTTTCTCATAATTTATAATTTCTGTATTCATTAcatgttgtatttgtatttacagagaTTTTAATATGAAAGCAAGCATCACCTGTGAGGTGCCACTATTGTTTCAGGGTGCGTTTCTCACTGAATTGAAAAAATAGACCTGGGCtgatttcagtttcactttcttgtACAGTAAGGAACCTAACACATGCTTATCCTACACCCAGTTTACCGAACTTTGGCAATTAATCCCCAAacaaattttagattttatcgGGCCTCTGAAATTAAGACTTCATTATTTCAGGATGCAatatagttttaaaaatgagaaaaaaagaaaaatataaattccaTATGTATCATTATCCAGTTTTTGACTTTAAACTTTGACATAGAGACTTGAAGTGTTTGCTTGGCTGcactgttttattgtgtttttaagtgcAGTTTCGTCCTCATTGCATCATAGTGTTGACAAAGGATTTTAACATGTCTGAGGGGCCTTTCGGCCTATATTACACTGTCTGACAGGACAGCGATTCCATTTCCAAATTCACAAGGCGCTACTCCTGTGCAAAGTTAAGTATATCAGCCACTTAAACAAAGAATATCAtagagaaaatgtatttcatcaTGCATACCAAGCAATGTGAGGTGAATCTCTATTTCTGGCACTCTATATTCCATGTCAGAGATTGAATCCAGCAGTTACAATGGCAGACAGCGGGAAGACTAATGAGAGTggacctgcagcagcagaaccAGCTAATGGACACCAGCAGGTGAGGAGCGCTGTGACCGAAAAATGACACCTATTACAAAAGTGAAGCATATTATGAACTCATTTGACACATTTGAATTTCCCTGTGCTTCCCCATGTAAGCTACTGTGGGGTTTCAATCATTATCCCTAACAAAACACTTAAACTCTGAACTAAAGTGAGCTTTATGTTATAGACATGatcatattttacaattttcacGTCTTTTTCATGACAGCGATGGttgttgttttggctttgtttttttcctagaATGTTGTTTCCCGAGTGAGCAACTTACCCCTGGTCAGCTCAGCTTGTGAGGTGGTTTCCAGCGCCTACAGTAGCACCAAAGACAATGTGCCCTTACTGAAGGGAGTGATGGATGCAGCAGAGAGTGGGGCCCGAACCCTGGGGGCAGCTGCCACCACCGGATCCAAGCCTCTTTTGGACATTATAGAACCACAGCGTAAGTTCTTATGTAAAAAGTGTGATGTAATATATGTGCAATAACAGCAATGAAATGTACTATAAAAGAATGTCAGGTCAGCTTGTTACCTCTGGGCTAGACTACAACATAAGAATAAGAATAGGTTTCTTCCTCTGAGAAATGAATGTGCAAATCTTTTACTCaaggtttaacaaaaatcattaaaactcTTGCCATTTCTTCTGTACAGTAAACATTAAACTGTttaatgactgtttttgttattaAGTGTATCACTCCTCTCttcttgttgcatttttttcctctaaaattcCAAGAAAACTTCTGTTATGAACTTGTTTCAGTTGCCACAGTAAATGAGTATGCCTTAAAAGGACTGGAAAAGATGGAAGAGAAGCTCCCCATTCTTCACCAACCAGCGGACAAGGTCAGACCAAAAGGCATGCTACTATAATGTAGGCAAGGAATACATTGCAAACTCTCTTTTGCATAGTTTGCTGTTACTGATTCTCTTTTTCACCTCTCctttttactgtgtatttgGATTGATTCATTATACTGTAAACCACTATCATGCTAGGCCTTTTCCCTTATTATAACTTATGATAACCTGCACATTAATGTATCAAGACACCTAAAAACATAGCTCCAGTCATTAACTAGCCTTCTAAATCGGTCCAGAAGTTGTATTACACTCCAGGTAACCATAGCAATAAAGTTTACACTTCACAATATGTGAACAGTTACTGTTACCCCTTAGTAAAAATAACCTAGCCACGGGTAAAGCTGCctacaaacaaacattgaaaATAGAGATGATTTGGCcacagtctctttttttctttggctaaAGTACATGGCCTGGGCATTAGTGGTTACATACACTCTGGGGTGTcataaaaaagaatacaaaggACTCCCTAGCGTCCACTTTTCATACTGTTGCATCCTGGATTATCACTTAAACAGTTAGCTGCTCCTTGTAGACCAAATTGTCCCAAATGTAATATCTGTCGATAGGATAAGAGTTGCGTAGAAAATACATAATAGCACCACCATTACTCTCCAACATGTCACATAAtctgctcttttgtttctcAGGTGGTGTCGGACACAGTAGGTATGGTGTACCAGTCGGTGGCAGGCGCCAAAGATGCTGTGGTGGGGGCTGTGATGGGTGGTGTCGAGCTGACCCGGGCAGCAGTCAGCGGAGGTATCAGCACCGTCATGGGCACCAGGATGGGCCAGATGGTCAGCAGTGGGATGGGCCTGGCCCTCAGCCGATCCGAGGACTGGGTTGACCACAACCTACCACTTACTGAGAGGGAGCTGGGTCAGTAGCTGTCCTAAAtttggaaaacatttcattcagtcCATATATACCAGGGGAGGTGATAAACCCATATGTCTCCTGCTGAGGTATAGATAGGTGTGTTTTGAGAGTTGGCTCTATGAAGCTGAAACAAAGCTGCAATTGGATTTATTTAATACGGATGACGAGTGGCcagtttttctagtttttatcaCAGATgatcataaacaaacagatgatcATAAGCTGACAAGATGGCTAAGGAAATTAGGGCTTCAAGGCCCATTCAGTAATGTTCCTGACCATATAAAGTTGagatatttacatgtttttttgcagatttgatGAAAAGCTATAAGCATTCCAAGTTTTTCCCCCTGATCATAATTGAAAACGAAGCGCTGTTTCACTTGAGTGCTCCAAATAATTCTGatataaacaaaactttaataGAACCAAGGCACTCTCAAGTTGGATTTAGTTGTTGTATAATGTCAGTCCTTGAATTTACAGATCTATCAATCAAAGTGGGAGTGATTGCAACCCTATGTTACAACTGTTATGGTGGGGTTATGCTTTTGTTTAGATTTAGATCACAGATTGTACCCTTAAAcatatttcacacagaaaaaagtgtCCCCTTTGTCATTGTTACTTAAATTACAATTCGGGACCTGATACACCACCTTTATCAGATTTTTGGCCTTTCTTTGTTCGTTTTACTTTACTCTTTTACATTTGCACTGAAAAATAGTATTTAGTTCCACATTGCCACATGAAAAGTACATGGCATTGGTGTCCTATCCACTTTTAATTGAGCCTAAATAAtgctacagttttgtttttaagaggaGCATTTAAAAGTTTCAGTAATTATCCTTATATCACTTACATTACTCCACGCGTAATTTCATACATTATAGAGTGTAAGCATCCAAATTATAATCGGCACTACTGTGGTTcacttaaatttgatttatttcataattaatatATGTGAATGATGGTATAAGTACTATTTGACATTTACTATGAGAGTCAGTAGCCAACACTCTGTCTTTGCTTCATTGATCTATAGATCAAACAGCAAATTTAATGAGTCTGTCCAAATAAATTATCACTATAAAGGCAAGACAAGGTGATGTTGCAAGATGGGGGTAGTCATAAAAGTGTTCATTTCTACCACAGTGGCCTGATCTGAACACATCAATGATAGATGCTATTCCTAGAGAAGGAGGAAGGACATTCCAGTGAACTTCCCTTCTGTTAACTTGGCCCGTGAAGCACCTACAGTTTCCAACACTCACAGCTTTGACACCTGCTACTGTGATGTCATGTTATCATGACAACCGGCCGTACTCCAATGTAGCAGTAGTACTCAAGAGGCCATCCTGTCCTCTGATTATGGATATGAAAAGGATTCAACTGCAACTGTAATAAGCGGCAGCAGCAAAGAACCCATAATGGCTGTACTCGggggattttggattttttcagCAGTTGCTGTGCAAAAAGCCTGCAGACCCACCAAAGTAGCTTTTAACAGAGGCACAGGGAGACAGTATTACTCTGCATAACATATCTTAGCTTCCTCAGACTGATGGCTGGAGGGAGTGAAGAGACTCTCGagtctttttgtctctcctgAGCAGATGTCCTTTAACCCTTTCGGGGTCAAGTAGCCTGGCTCGGAACAGATGCACCAGctggcacagagagagggaacCAACTGATCCCCAATCCATCGGTCAAAACATGCCCACTGGCCCATGCCACGCAGAATGAACATGTACTGAATTTCTTCAGTGTATTCCTTCACATAACAGttcaaactcaaaaacaaaaggagaggtCCCAAATGGATGATATATTGTTTCCCTTTTAAGAATTAGAGTGCTAAAATCACACCTGTGTGCTCACACCTAAAtatttaaaggcttttttttgaATTCTAGATAACCCACTACATAAAAAATTTCTCTTGAATATATATGAGATTAACAATTCTCTCTTTCAGCTGCTCTGGCTGAACCTGCCACCAGTGAGATGACTACCCCGTCGGACAGCCCCAGCTATTTTGTCCGCCTGGGGAAACTCTCTGCCAAAGTACAGGAGCGAGCCCTACAGCAGTCCCTGGTCCGTGCGCAGCGTGCCAGGGATGCTACCTATGCAGCAGTGGCACAGATTACCAGTACTCTGGACCTGCTAGAGAGTGCCCGCACTAGCCTGGGTGCTGCCAGTAACCAGATAGGAGGATCGtcagagcagctgctgcagcgcTGGACAGAGTGGAAGCAGAAGCAGGCCGGAGCTGGACAAACTGAGTCGGAGCCAGATGGAACCAAAGATGAATCCGAGGTCAGGGCAAAAGCAATTGGGAATTGAACAAATGGTTTCCAACCAgattatttgttcatttcataGCAATTACACTGCATGTTCTGTACATTTGCAGCACGTATATTCTATAGTGACTTGGAATACTATTTGAACAAAAGATAAAAACGTTTGAGTGCATTTCTCTgtgagggacaaaaaaaaacaggagtttttatttcagcaatAAAACAGACTTGCATTTCAAAGGCTGACATTGCATTGTAATGCCCCTACTGAATCCTGCAGGATTGGAGTGATATAGTATTATCACCTAACAGTTAATGAATACACCTCTATTTATCATTtacttatatttttattttcattttctgttcacagCAGCTGGAATGGCGGGCCCTCTCCATGGTGCGTGGTCTAAGTGACCAGCTGCAGTCAGCGTGCTCCAATGTGGTTTCGAGCGCTCAGGGTCTGCCCGCTGCAGTCCAGGACCAGCTGACCAGCGCAAGGCGGTCAGCTGAAGAACTACACTCCTCCCTGGGGAGCACCAACTCTCTCACACCCCTCCTTCTGGAGCGGAGCCGTCACCACCTGACCCAGGTACTAATTGCACTACACTGTCTTTagtgcagtgttttattttgctgcattAGCTTAGTTAAATATAGTTTAGTGCATGATGTTTCaccctctttttttcagtgctaCCACTTAACACAATTAGTCCTTCCTTCATCTTTTAAGTGGTGCTTAAATAATACCCGTAGAGTCTTACTGAACAGGAATTAAACAGGAAGCTCCTGcatacattacataaacaaacatcCACTCTCAGGGGTATCTGCTCATTCATATGCATTTCTGAAACTAGGACAGTAAAGCTTATGTTGTATTTAGTAATGTACACAACTATAACCTCAATATTTCCCATCCACAATAAAGCTTGGCATACTTTTTaggtaaaatatttgatttgatcaTGTATATATGGTTAAGTAACTGTGTTGAAAGTAATACTGGTAAATGCTTGTTCCAAGGTTCAACAGTCAATGGACGGTGTCATGGAGTATCTTCTAAACAACACACCCCTCAACTGGCTGGTGGGACCCTTTGCCCCTCAGATTACCGAAAAGGCAGAGGGAGATGTGGCGATGGAAGAGGCTGGCCCAAACAACTAGACTCCAAAACTTTGTTGTGTGTTTCCATGAGTTAATAATCAATATGGTGACAGAAATGTGGAATTTACTCTAGATGGACcgttttaaaatacatttgcatcTGCTTGATTTAATGAAAGAGGCCTTAAATTCATGTAATTATGTTGCCTTCACGATTAGCTAAATTTGAACTTATTAGTTAATGACACTACATTTGCGATGTAGAAGTTTGTAATACTCAGTTATATCTGAAAGCTCTGACCCGTGGCCTTAGAGAATTTATACGGTTctgtactttattatttatgcTGGAAAAGAtgaaagtatttttacatctgttGAAGGTCGATCTATGTCTGTGCCCATACTGCTGTTTGGAAGGCTTGTTAGTGCCTGAAAAGAATTCATCCCAGATTTaagccaattttttttattgccaaggCCATTTCTGGGGCTCCCAGGTTCCCCTTAAAATAGGACACATGCACGCATCTTTTGTGACATGTATAATTCATCttgcatttaatttgtttttagatcTACGGTTTTAATTTCAGGATTTAGAGTCAGAACTTTGATGTGTTTATGGGGGCAGCTAATGAACCGTCAATGAACTGTCAATAAATTCCCGACAAAGCATCGTGTCAGTGTCACACTTGAACACATTTAGAAGAGTGTAATGTGTCAGTTAAGCGGTGTTGTGGTGTTttcggagtgtgtgtgtgtgtgtgtgtgtgtgtgtgttttggtgtgggGGGGCGGACGACGACTCTGAATCGATGCTGGGGATGACGTCATGGTCGTTGTTTCGAATGTCGGGAGCTAGCGCTGGGTAGGAGGCCGCGCGCTCTACTGGAGACACAACTTGCACAAATCTGAAGCCCAGGGTCGTCGACAGCCCCCGGTACCTTGAATTTCAGGTACTGTCTTCAGCCCCGACCGCTATGGGATACTTCCGCTGTGTGTAACCGATTTAAAACCAGCTAGGACACTGTCGGGAAGCGCACTGTTTTGGGGCTGGATGATAATGCTAGTAGTtctgctaacgttagcctgcTAACACCAGCGTTTATTCGATTTAAAACACAAGTtctgtttacagttttgttgCTAAGGAcgctgtgcttttttttttctggggtttGGGTTTTCATCATGATGGAAGGCTACCAAGCGAGTTCTGTCCTTCTTTTGCATTGGTATGCAGTGTCAGACAGACAAAACGTCCAGCGAGGCTGTTTGCTAatgttacagtattttctttggGCTATGGAAGCATAGGACGCCAATTGTTTTTTGCTGCGGACAAACTCAGACTGAGGACAGTCAGCTGTAAGTTGTTTAGCTAGATAGTAAGCGGCGTAGTGGTAACGTGTGGCAAATCATCGGTTAATTTGAGGGTTTCGTTTAAGTTTTGAGGGGTTCGTGCAGACATGTCCTTagcttttgttcctttttttttttgttaactttgtcCTGACCACAGCATCTTGGTGTGCGGCGGAAGAAAGAATAAGGCAACTGAGCTAGCTTAAGTTGTCGCAGACTGtaaattgttttgtgtttttttttttttttttttttggggtttttttttgtttgttttttttaacagttgaaTTGTGCAAAATTCCTTCACCCTTTCTTCTTCATAGCTTTACACAGCTCCACACCAAATTTTTGTGAAAAACCCATCGCTTAATACTTTCCAAACTCTTGCGCATTTCCTCATTGCTGCGGGATGAGCATTCCATTActaattcatacattttttgtatttattggcTGTCATATTTTACCATTAATgtcatttattgatttttacttttactttttaatttggaAACATAAGTTagactgtattttcatttaaatgtgacaaagtCCAGTTCTGCTTTGGTGGCAGAACTGGACTTTGGCATTATGTTGGTGGTGTTGGATTGGTGACGAATTAATTTTCGTTGATGTATGAAGAAATAAACCTGCATGACAAACCTTCATTACAGATACAATTAACTGGCCATAACCCTTAGCCCACAAAGAAACTCACATTTTTGCTCCTACTCTACTCTCCTGCTCCAATCTCAATCTCCAAGCTCTTTTAgctaaaaatgaataaaaatgtaatcaaataGGAACTTCTAATCATTTTGACTAACTTCTGCAATCCCATTTTCAGGAACATCCTCTCCCATCCCCCTTACCCCCTCTGTCAGAGCATGGCTCAGGAGACCAATCAGACGCAGGTGCCAATGCTTTGCACTATGGGATGCGGTTTCTATGGTAACCCCCGCACCAACGGCATGTGCTCGGTCTGCTACAAGGAACACCTGCAGAGACAACAAGGAGGGGGACGATCCAGCCCCCCAGGAGAGAAAGGTAGGAAGATGGGAGAGACATGAGACATGCTATAAAAAGCAGAAGGGAAACTGGATATGAttctgaaaaatgcaaaagtcAAGAACTTGGAACATGGGAGGGTCACTAAAAATCTGTACAGGTATCGGGGTGCTTGAATTTGCAAAAAGGGGTTGGAGAGCAGAGGTAGCAGTAGCTGCCTGCACTGTGGCATCAGAAAGCAAGAGAGTGACATCTCCAGATGTTTTTTCACATGATCTCAAAACACATCTGATCATGGTAGACAAACCCAGGCAAAGAGTGGCATATAATAAGATACTTTAGAATAAAGTGGATAGTCATCAAGTTCAAGTGTTTCAAGATGTCTAACTATTCTTTCCCCACACAGCTGCTACGTCACCAGCAGGCTCACCAGGATCAGCTGGTGTGACTGTAGAGATCACAACCTCAGAGCCCAGTACAGAAGTGGCAGGAACCCCACCTGAGGAACAAACAACCAGGTATGTTGTCTGACAGATTGGGAAACTGCTCAGACCTGTATTGTTCCACAGATTGCTGGAACACTTAATGATTTTGAATCACTTGATTTTGATGAATTATAAATTcaattttcagctgttttgtgaaatgttttttttttacaaagttgaTGAGACATTGATGAGATATTAGATtatgaaaactgtatttatcCTGTACAATGTGTTTGTCGCTATATTGGACATTTGATTGAATGGTTAAATCGATGCCTGTTAAATTCAACTAAATAATGAGTAGATTAGTTCATCACAAGCCCCAGCACATTTTGTTCTATTGTGTTCTCATTAATCACCTTTGATTAATACTAGTGCAACACTTTGCCTCTGCAGAAATCAGAGATGGCagggtactgtgtgt
This genomic interval from Xiphias gladius isolate SHS-SW01 ecotype Sanya breed wild chromosome 6, ASM1685928v1, whole genome shotgun sequence contains the following:
- the plin3 gene encoding mannose-6-phosphate receptor binding protein 1, translated to MADSGKTNESGPAAAEPANGHQQNVVSRVSNLPLVSSACEVVSSAYSSTKDNVPLLKGVMDAAESGARTLGAAATTGSKPLLDIIEPQLATVNEYALKGLEKMEEKLPILHQPADKVVSDTVGMVYQSVAGAKDAVVGAVMGGVELTRAAVSGGISTVMGTRMGQMVSSGMGLALSRSEDWVDHNLPLTERELAALAEPATSEMTTPSDSPSYFVRLGKLSAKVQERALQQSLVRAQRARDATYAAVAQITSTLDLLESARTSLGAASNQIGGSSEQLLQRWTEWKQKQAGAGQTESEPDGTKDESEQLEWRALSMVRGLSDQLQSACSNVVSSAQGLPAAVQDQLTSARRSAEELHSSLGSTNSLTPLLLERSRHHLTQVQQSMDGVMEYLLNNTPLNWLVGPFAPQITEKAEGDVAMEEAGPNN